A part of Paludisphaera rhizosphaerae genomic DNA contains:
- a CDS encoding PLP-dependent cysteine synthase family protein, producing the protein MATAFPTRPNVSTTPRLPDCNHYLDRTAATPLVPVRLDADGPTIWCKLEFLNPSGSTKDRIAGYILHKAVRTGKVAPGGLVVEASSGSTSIAMALASAQLGLRFIAVMPEGVSRERRLIIESYGGEVVFSPKAEGILGALAGAEAVAKERGAYLPLQFENPDNPGAHRSRTACEILGQIPGGCVDAVVTGVGTGGTLVGLFEGLCDHGCSPTAFAARPVTGAALGGAGAECCSFSGRIPGVVDGLSTIYTRFRTERAASLVELDVPDEEAVELARRLIRKGFPVGPSSGLNYLAALMVAQRLGPNAQIVTVFPDRMERYFSTELFNQA; encoded by the coding sequence ATGGCGACCGCGTTTCCGACGAGGCCCAACGTGAGCACGACCCCCCGGCTCCCCGACTGCAACCACTACCTCGACCGCACGGCGGCGACGCCGCTGGTCCCCGTCCGGCTCGACGCCGACGGGCCGACGATCTGGTGCAAGCTGGAGTTCCTCAACCCGAGCGGCTCGACCAAGGACCGGATCGCCGGCTACATCCTGCACAAGGCCGTGAGGACCGGGAAGGTCGCCCCGGGAGGGCTCGTCGTCGAAGCGTCGAGCGGGTCGACGAGCATCGCCATGGCCCTGGCCTCGGCGCAGTTGGGGCTGAGGTTCATCGCGGTGATGCCTGAGGGGGTCAGCCGCGAGCGCCGGCTGATCATCGAGTCGTATGGCGGCGAGGTCGTCTTTTCGCCCAAAGCCGAAGGGATCCTCGGCGCCCTGGCCGGGGCGGAGGCCGTCGCGAAAGAGCGGGGGGCCTATCTGCCGCTCCAGTTCGAGAACCCCGACAACCCCGGAGCGCATCGAAGCCGAACCGCCTGCGAGATTCTGGGTCAGATCCCCGGCGGCTGCGTGGACGCCGTCGTCACCGGGGTGGGCACGGGGGGGACGCTCGTCGGCCTGTTTGAGGGCCTCTGCGACCACGGCTGCTCGCCGACGGCCTTCGCCGCCCGACCCGTGACCGGCGCGGCTTTGGGAGGCGCCGGGGCAGAGTGCTGCTCGTTCAGCGGCCGGATTCCCGGGGTCGTCGACGGCCTCTCCACCATCTACACAAGGTTCCGAACCGAACGCGCCGCATCGCTCGTCGAGCTGGACGTCCCCGACGAGGAGGCCGTCGAACTGGCTCGCCGATTGATCCGCAAGGGGTTCCCCGTGGGGCCCAGTTCAGGACTGAATTACCTGGCCGCCTTGATGGTGGCCCAACGATTGGGGCCGAACGCCCAGATCGTCACCGTCTTCCCCGACCGCATGGAGCGCTATTTCTCGACGGAGTTGTTCAACCAGGCCTGA